From the Chanodichthys erythropterus isolate Z2021 chromosome 9, ASM2448905v1, whole genome shotgun sequence genome, the window agtagttaacatgaactaatcatGAACAATGCCTGTAAATAGCCTTCATGTTTTAAGGTTAACTTACTATACATATTTACATTAGTTTATGTAGCAGTTGACACACTAAGGGTGAACATTTCTAACTCACCAAGAGAACCCTAAAGGTAAAAATGCCATTGTGTACCTTATcagcattatttattaataaggcATTGATTTGGGCTGTAAACAATTCAGAAGTGGAAACCATCTGAACATTAACAGATACactggctgcatccgaaaactggaaaatgctgccttctgaggacacatttcaaggtaggaaggcataaaggcatgtccgaatccaatgttagcttcacttcctgtctcatgagataccttcatctgatcgatttttgaaggaagcatagatgcatccttcgctgcctttgatatcccacaatcctgtgctttccattctgtgacagctgTACTAGAAAAAGATGGCGTccaaaagttgcgtttgctgctcagtttgtgtataaatgtacaattttgaccaacatatttaaattttgatatcatttctatcgagaagttactactgtagtaattaaatatttgtttagttctcaccaaagcttgcgctagtttgcctcagaagtctgtccgaaatcgtgacgtgccttcatgcacaagtGCAgccatacaagtcattctcttataaaggcagtgaggcagcaagacagctacctaggttttcggatgcagccactatattgccaaaagtattgggacacccatCCAAATCATTAAATTCAGGCGtttcaatcacttccatggccacaggtgtataaaatctaGCACCTAGCCATGCAgtctgcttctacaaacatttgtgaaagaatgggttgctctcaggagctcagtgaattcaagcgtggtactgtgataggttgccacctgtgcaataagtccattcgtgtgtaagacttgattttcctgctcagacaaaaactgagatcaagtgccctgcaataaagcaataaaactcaTCTGGAGAGATCTCAAAGAAGTAGCAAAGGAAAATGCCTTGCCCTTAACTGCCCTCACAACATCTGCAGGATGCAACAGGATGCAATCTATGTATAATATAACTTGTGTAATTctttcatgtttggtatcattttaaatgtctcagtgcgattggtaaaaTGGTCTCAATTTCACATGAGTCACTAGTATTATGCAGAAGATTGAAAACTAAGGAGAATTCTGTCCTCCTTTTGGGTGTTGAAACACCCActcctctcccccaaaacaggtgttggtgtaataaatatttacaaCCCTTTTGTTCTGGTCTGTATATTGTGCAAAGCAGTCAGGCGAGATTTTCTGTAGCCAGAGGCCCCCATGCAGAGACGGTCGAATGTCTGAAGACATTCACACATCACTgtgtatgcatttctttgagtaattgatgttatgcatttattatttctgaattggcttcaaATGATCCAactatgtaattggcatgatacattttacttgacaaaataaaatgttatatttgatttactctggattcttctgaaatcattatgACCAGTAGATTATTGGAGTCCATATTTCCGCAAATCTGCGTCAGGATAGATTAAAACTAAAGGCCCATGAAAGGAGCATGTGGGCACATCATGGGACTTTTTGATTTTTGTCTATCAACTGGCTTAGCAAGTTGCAGTATCGGGACTaagaaaactgtgtttttgtatgaACAAGCATGTGGCGGTTCGACTCAAATGCATTACTAAACTCTGCACCCTCTGACTAGGATCAGAACTGCCGAGTTTGTGATCGTGAAAGGCACTCAACCAGCCAAAGTTACTTTACTAAGTGATATGGGTCAGTAATAAACGAATAATTGAAAATATGAGATAcccagaataatcaaatatctaaaataatacataacaaatgattaatttctaattggaaacacaacctaagagtaataatcatttgaaattggagtcagattaaacgagtgaaattaagtgaacttcacagaggcgctgaaaaggcatacacgTGTTAACCTTCGCCCAAGCCGTCGGATTCCGTTTTTGGGCCGTGAAATGTCGGAACGAATGCGGcgccagtttagtttttttccgtaagtagaatagggaaggcgttaggggtgtgacgagatctcgcgagactaaaatgtgacgagatttctcgtcgaggcgaaaagtagtctcgtgatattgccatgacagTGTTAGGAGGATGATTAGGAAATAATATGCCACAGCtatgtttacattacgcctccactgtcgttttgctttgtatttaaataaaaaacatttaattcagttggataacggccgccgccgctccatatttacagagttacgcgcgattgtgaaagtgaaagtaaacgcgcgCGCGCGTGTTCAAACGCAATTTCAAtacccgcattttgaaagcggctccctgatgaaggcaaatatctctcaatatgaaagctattttaggctgggcagtgtagttgtaaccatctcttagctctgtatcaaagaaaaatttggtcttatttgcactttgaatattgagagtgtgtgattatggttgcacttattgtaaagtgttaccataaaaatgaataagagttttctcttaatcttattaagcacaaacaataaggtttcatttgttaacattagttaatgcactgtgaactatcatgaactaacaatgaatgactatttttattaactgacataaactaagattaataaatactgtagcaaatatattgctcattgttagttgatgttggttaattaatgttcataaatgagaccttattgtaaagtgttaacattttcatttatactgttttatttctatgatcagtggaaaggagttcagttaggaggtcaaaagttgaagctcataaatcatgtacagtaaggactgaagagactgaaatacagaagagaagtcagtcagttgagttagtggcaaaatcatttacagtacttgagtattgttgtctttaactgcatatgataattcatactcagaaagtagaactaaaatgacattcattacaagatgattagttaaaacatttcaaatacacctgcagaatattttttctagtcatgtatttcgccattgaggatttcttaaaaatagtgtgtaaaaatcttgtcttgtctcgtctcgtgaactcaatctcgagtctcgtctcgtgagatacctgtctcgtcacacccctagaaggcgtaggacatacagcgtaagcgttttggagaatacggaaagcagaaGCACGTACAAGccgttaatttgtgtttataaagcatatgtagttgtattttttaagaaaatgaccgatcgtttcactagataagacccttattcctcgtctggtatcgtttaaagccctttgaagctgcactgaaactgtaattttgactttcaaccgtctggaggccattgaagtccactataaggagaataatcctggaatgttttcatcaaaaaccttaatttcttttcgactgacgaaagaaaaacatcaacatcttggatgacatgggggtgagtaaattatcaggaaaattttatttaaaagtggactaatcctttaagaatgggatgtcattaaagttcatgtgcatgtaaaggcagatgtcccaaaacttttggcaatatagtgtatgttgTTCATGTGTATATGCACTTTACTATCATTACGTACATTCAACAATGCTTTTATTAATGGAATttgtgaaccttattgtaaagtgtacacTATTTCAACATTAACTGATGTGTTACTAACATTTGTACACCCTTTATTAACATGACTTACCattaacaaagcatttattaacacatcaGTTAATGTTGAAATAGTGTACACTACAATAAGGTTCGCAAATTCCATTAATGAATGCTTTGTTAATGGTAAGTCATGTTAATAAAGGGTCTACAAATGTTAGTAACACATCAgttaatgttgaaaaagtgtccactttacaataaggttcacaaATTCCATTAATGAATGCTTTGTTGAATGTAAGTAATGATAGTAAAGTGCATATAAACATGAACAACATATCCGTTAATGTTCAAATGGTTTCCAATTCTGAATTATTTTTACAGCCCAAATCAATgccttattaataaataatgctgATAAGGTACACAATGGCATTTTTACCTTTAGGGTAAGATGGTGAGTTAGACATGTTCACCCTTAGTGTGTCCACTGCTACATAAACTAATGTAAATATGTACAGTAAGTTAACCTTTAAACATTAAGGCATTgttcatgattagttcattATCTAATGCATTATCTAATGTTAACTACTTGTGCTGTCAATGTGAATAGATGCATTAATATATGCGCGAGTTactgttaacaaagattaactaATGCTGTTAACTAATGCGTTAACTAATGCGTTAACTAATGCGTTAACTAATGCGTTAACTAATGCGTTAACTAATGCGTTAACTAATGCGTTAACTAATGCGTTAACTACTTGCGCTGTTAACGTGAATAGATGGattaatataactttttttttttttttttttttacaagaccATAAGCATTCCTATTTTTCTCTGGAAACCAGATTCAGCAGACATGCTAAACGTTTGCACTCACAGTTTGCAGATGTCAGTGAAGTTCACAAAAGATGTTTTCTTGGTCCCAACTCGGACCACTTGAGGCGGCTTCATCACAAACTTCCTCTTTTCCCCTGCAACCATATCAGGGTTTTTCTCCCTCATGATGTTAAACACCCGGCTTAACAACTGTAAAGAAGCAGAcaagtaaataatgtaataaactTAAGGAAAACTACATCACAAGCACTGGGTAGAGTGATGTGTGAGATAGAAGAAGAGAGAAAGTACTCATCATCATACCTCATCATACGTGTAATCTCTCTCTGAACCTGCCCATGCTGGGCCCGATTGTGAACTGAATGTGATGCCTTCTGTGCTTTTATCATCCTCGATGACTGTAGTAAAATACAAGTAAAAAATTCagatcaaatatttaattaaataagaaAATCTGTCATAAATTTAAAGATAAGCAGATATTAAATTCATAATTTGTAACAGTACATCATGTAGTGCATTAAAAGCCttaagagggaaaaaaaaatatttttttctgacataaatgtcactttatttatatatagcaTAATATAGAACTCAATACAGATTGACACACAACAAACAATAACCAGAATATGCACTGCATCATTGATTAAAAGCTATGTAATGgaaaacaaataagatttaagTTAAGTTTTGATTTAAAATTATCTACAACTGTAGCAGTTCTAATAGTAACAGGCAGACTGTTCCACAGTTTTGGCGCTGCTGCTGCAAATGCCCAGTCACCTCTAAGTTTTCATTTTGTCCTTGGAACCACTAATAGTCCTTGGTTTGAGACCTCCCCTAGCAATGATCTGACAAGAGATCAGTGAGATAAGATGGTGCTAAGCCATTTAGTCTCAGTTAAaagaactttaaaatcaattctgtaGCATACCTGCAACCAGTGTAATAAAATTAGGGTAGGTGTAACATGCTCATGTTTCTTGACACCAGTCAGCAGCCTAGCAGCTGCATTCTGTACCACTTGTAGCCTAGAAAGAGTAGCCTGACTAATTCCTATATAGAGCAAGCTGCACTGTATATCAAACTTATGAAACTTAAACctgacattataaaaaaaagtcaaatgtaACTGAGctgagataaaaaaataaaaaaaaaattgtaaaaactaGTTTTGAGGCTGATGTGAATTTAAAGTAAATTTTTCTTGTAGATGGCAGTTCATGCTAACTGAATAACTAACTATGAATAGCTGAATAGCTAACACAATATTTTTCTgtaactattaactaattatGCAGCACATTCAAATTAAATGAAGTGTATGTTCATACCATCATCTGTTTCCACAGTGTCTCTCTCCTCAACAAATTCCACTTTTTttgacttcttttttttaattggaaGCATCAAGCCCAAATCATCTTCCTCCATTATTTCCTGCTGGTCTCCCTCAATTTTCAGCTCCTGGCCACCAATAAAATGAAGAGTCAACAGCCATTAGAAGAACtatcaaatacaaaaaaaatacgCTTAACGGACATACATTGGTGATGGTAAGTCCAATTCTGTTTCCGCAAACTGGTTCTTTTGGACAGTCCGTTTCAATAaaccagtttaaaaaaaaaaaaaaaaaaaaacaatgcacacAATAGGGATTTTCAGACTGCTCCCAGGGGGTTATCATCGCTTAAAACCCTGCTTTTAACCCAGGCTAAAGGAACACGTCACATGTTTTAGAAGCGGGGTTAGCATCACGTTTTACCCGGGGCTACGGGCTTTTGTGGTGTTAACCCTGCATTGCGGAGCCAAACATGTAGTGTGAAATAAAGTGGTCTTAGATTGTTATGGCAAAATGCTAATCAAcagacagccaatcacatgcctcaTATTCATGTGTATTTTACAGTCACAGAAACCCAGCATGTTGTATAAACTGTAGGCTAATAAGGCTATATTTCAGCAAGAGAGGAAAATTTTCAAATAGTGACAGAAAACATGACAATTGGAGTGAAGAAGAGATCGTTTCATTCTTTCCTTTTCCTATAACGAGGATGCGCAATGCAAGGTGTGCATGCTGCATTCATCCAATTTATGACACTGACACtgcatatgcaaataagaatgtTAACCTATGGATTAGGAATGTACAGTGTTTAACTGAAGTTTATGAATAACTACTATAaagattaattgttaaccccagATAAATTATGAGAAATGATAACCCAGGATTCGATTTACccggggtttagaatgacccagggataactatttcaagtgtgaaaatcCCTAATAAGTGCAATATCAAATGATTATCAGAATGAATTATAAAACAATTCCCTGACAATTTCCTTATAAACAACTACTAACCTTCACACCTTCTTCAATGTCATTTTCAAACACcttcttttgtttctttttcttctttttctgaTTAAAGAAGTTCAGATCATCTAAATCATCCAAAGGCTCTGTGAAGATAATTGGACAACAGTGTCATAAAGGTACAATTTCAAATTCCACATTATAGACAAACACTTCCACACTGCAGGGTTCTGGTTTAAATACACTTGATGAGAAACATGACTAAATCCACTGTCATGGTAAAAGAGAAAAGCAAAACACTTAATGGTTTATGGGAATAAAATGACCACTGATGATCATACTTGCATCCTCTCACCCTTTGTCTTGACATCATCATCTTCAGGGTCCATTTCTCGCTCCTCTCCTGCTTCAGGCTCAACTTCTCTCTGTTCAACCTGTTGGGCCTCCTCTCCAAGCCAATCTCCATCTTCGTCAAGCATGAAgggcttcttcttcttctttttcttctttgttGTGGTGGGGTCGAATAAAATCTAAGGACACATACAAGGCACCAGGCTCATTTGGTCAAGCATGCCTCACTGTCCTGAAGGAAATAATACTCACCTGTTTTACTGCTCAAGCAATGTTGAGTGTTCTTTATTAGTTTTTGCATTttatacaacaaaaaataattcGTAATaatgtagttttaaaaaaacaccAAATGCAGCTTAGAGGCTGCATTTAAATCTAGTCACAACACGATTGAATTTTCCACTCATCTGtgaatattaacaaaatatacaaatagACCACAACAATACCTCGTCTTCTGACATGATGACTGaattaaaaatcaatatttttcgTCCTGTTAAATATTGTTCACACGGTTTACGTGACTACTCTCATCCACTGTCTTGCATCAGCAGAAGCAGCGAGCTTAGCGCGCAAGCGTTCTTCCGACGACAAATGATTACATCATCTCGACGACAACACTATGCGACTTTCCATGACACCtgccct encodes:
- the LOC137026605 gene encoding eukaryotic translation initiation factor 2 subunit 2-like — protein: MSEDEILFDPTTTKKKKKKKKPFMLDEDGDWLGEEAQQVEQREVEPEAGEEREMDPEDDDVKTKEPLDDLDDLNFFNQKKKKKKQKKVFENDIEEGVKELKIEGDQQEIMEEDDLGLMLPIKKKKSKKVEFVEERDTVETDDVIEDDKSTEGITFSSQSGPAWAGSERDYTYDELLSRVFNIMREKNPDMVAGEKRKFVMKPPQVVRVGTKKTSFVNFTDICKLLHRQPKHLLAFLLAELGTSGSIDGNNQLVIKGRFQQKQIENVLRRYIKEYVTCHTCRSPDTILQKDTRLYFLQCETCHSRCSVASIKTGFQAVTGKRAQLRAKAN